GGTGCCGGCCGGAAAGGTGTAACCCTCGAACGTGACGTCGTCGAGGACCGTGCGCAGCGTGGTGCACACCGCCGGCGAATGGCGCATGCATTCTTCGACGGCTCGCATCGCGAGATCGGGATCGTCGCTCAGCAACGCCAGCTGATCGGGATGATCGCACAGTGCATGCATGGACGCCGCCAGTTGATTGCGGGTGGTGTCGGTGCCCGCGCTCAGGATGCTGAACGCCAGCATGCGCATCTCGGAGTTGCTGAGTCGGTCCCCGCCATTCTGAGCGCGAATCAATTCGGAGATCAAATCGTCGGTCAACCGGCTACGCCGTTGCGCAATCATGTCGTCGATGTAGGCGTCGAATTCATCCCACGCCCGCATCACGATGTGCTGTTCCTCGAGTAGGTTGGAGTCGAACCGCACGATCTTGAAAATGTCCTCCGCCCACAGTGAAAACTGTTCCCAGTCCTGCGCGGGCGCGCCCAGCAACGCGCAGATGATCGGGATCGGGTAGGGCCGGGCGATGTCGGCGACGAAATCACACTCGCCGGCGTCGGCGACCTGATCGATCAACTCGTTGATCACCGTGTCGATGGTCTGCTCCATGCGCGCCGACGCCCGTGGCGTAAGAGCTTTGGACACCAGACTGCGCAGCCGCCGATGTTCCTCGCCGTCCATCCCCAGAATGGTGCTCAGCACCCGGTCGTAGAGCGGGCCGGACGTGATTCCGCGGGCCGTCATGTGCATGCCGGGCGGGAAGACGAAGCGGGGGTCACGAAGTATTCCGCGGGCGAGCTCGTAGCCGAGTACCTCGGGGCCTAACGGCCCGATCGCCATCGGTGCGTGCTTTCGTACCTCGTGAATCCGCGGCGCGACCTCGTGCACAGTGTCGGTGATGCCGTAGTGCAGTGTCGGGAGTCCCGCATCGAAGACGCTGGGTGCCGCGGTGTCGACGGTCATGATGACTCCGTCGCGAGAATCCGCAGCGGCAGTCGGGGCAGGGTGCACGTGGGGGATGGCCAGATAATCTCTGGTCGGTACCCGGGCGCGAGCTCGAAAGACGCTATGCGACGCAACCATTCGGTCACGACGACGTTCATTTCCATCCTGGCCAGATGTGAACCCACGCAACGATGGGGACCGCCGCCGAAACCCCAGTGCTTGTGCAGTCGCTCGCGGTCCTGCAGGGGCAGGCCGAATAGCGTCAGGAAGACCTGGGAGGGATACGGAGTCGCGAGGTCGGCCATCACTTCGCACTCGGCGCGTGCCGGGATCGCGTCGATGATGCCGATCGCCTGTGCCTGGATCGATGGGAGTATCGCGGCCAGTGCATGGGGACTGAAGAACGGCTGCAGGATCTTTCGGAACCGCGTGTGTTCCGGCGGATCGAACGCCGCCGGTACCAGCGGCAGCGGGCTGCCGACGACTTCGAACGCCTTCTGGGACGAGAACACATTCGGGTTGCGCAGCGCCGCGAGTACATCGTCGCGGCGGGTCAGCGCATACCAGCCGTCGCTCAATACCACCGGGCCGGCGTCCCGCAATGCGGCCCAGCCGGTGCCCCGGTCGACAGACATGGGCAAGTCGGCGAGGTCGAGCTCCGGAATGGTGTTGGTCATCTCGCCGGATCCTTTCGGTGTTGTGATCACGAAATGTTGGTTGCCAGGAACGTCAGTGGCAGGCCCAAAATCGACATGTCGTTTTCGTCGAGATAGGTGCCCTCGCCTTCCATGTGTTGCC
This window of the Mycobacterium sp. 050128 genome carries:
- a CDS encoding cytochrome P450, with amino-acid sequence MTVDTAAPSVFDAGLPTLHYGITDTVHEVAPRIHEVRKHAPMAIGPLGPEVLGYELARGILRDPRFVFPPGMHMTARGITSGPLYDRVLSTILGMDGEEHRRLRSLVSKALTPRASARMEQTIDTVINELIDQVADAGECDFVADIARPYPIPIICALLGAPAQDWEQFSLWAEDIFKIVRFDSNLLEEQHIVMRAWDEFDAYIDDMIAQRRSRLTDDLISELIRAQNGGDRLSNSEMRMLAFSILSAGTDTTRNQLAASMHALCDHPDQLALLSDDPDLAMRAVEECMRHSPAVCTTLRTVLDDVTFEGYTFPAGTFISVNTYAANCDPEIYPDPDRFDITRADPPPILSFGGGAHYCLGANLARVELAGALKILARRMPNARRVATSRWKPMLGLSGPLDLDLEFD
- a CDS encoding cytochrome P450 codes for the protein MTNTIPELDLADLPMSVDRGTGWAALRDAGPVVLSDGWYALTRRDDVLAALRNPNVFSSQKAFEVVGSPLPLVPAAFDPPEHTRFRKILQPFFSPHALAAILPSIQAQAIGIIDAIPARAECEVMADLATPYPSQVFLTLFGLPLQDRERLHKHWGFGGGPHRCVGSHLARMEMNVVVTEWLRRIASFELAPGYRPEIIWPSPTCTLPRLPLRILATESS